The Drechmeria coniospora strain ARSEF 6962 chromosome 02, whole genome shotgun sequence genome has a segment encoding these proteins:
- a CDS encoding KH domain RNA-binding protein, translating into MAFAHEPSTRLGQPTPAVVPCRDRSTPPPSPSLLAATVVPKSFTAIPACPALIMSSPQDNMSANGNDMADSMDQLRMDERLGPDGEPAPKTDEEYAQAQLTLRAIVSSKEAGVIIGKGGKNVADLRDETGVKAGVSKVVQGVHDRVLTITGECDAISRAYAIVARALLEGAPSLGMGGIVQSNGTHPVKLLISHNQMGTIIGRQGLKIKHIQDVSGVRMVAQKEMLPQSTERVVEVQGTPEGIQRAVWEICKCLVDDWQRGTGTVLYNPVVRTQPGSGNAAAGSTFGSGRSEYSSPRVMRTGNGADFSNGGVRPFNRRSDSDASRGPPTHDENGEQIQTQNISIPADMVGCIIGRAGSKISEIRKTSGARISIAKAPHDETGERMFTIMGTAKANESALFLLYENLEAEKMRRSQAQDAE; encoded by the exons ATGGCGTTTGCTCACGAGCCGTCGACTCGGCTGGGGCAGCCAACGCCGGCTGTCGTCCCGTGTC GCGACCGTTCAACGCCACCTCCCTCTCCTTCACTTCTTGCTGCCACGGTTGTCCCGAAATCGTTCACGGCCATCCCCGCCTGCCCTGCACTGATCATGTCGTCGCCTCAGGATAACATGTCGGCCAATGGAAACGACATGGCCGATTCCATGGACCAACTCAGGATGGATGAGCGActcggccccgacggcgagcccgcCCCTAAGACGGACGAGGAATACGCCCAGGCGCAGCTCACCCTCCGTGCCATCGTTTCCTCCAAGGAGGCCggcgtcatcatcggcaaGGGCGGCAAGAATGTCGCCGATCTCCGGGATGAAAccggcgtcaaggccggcgTCAGCAAGGTTGTCCAAGGCGTCCATGACCGCGTCCTCACCATCACGGGCGAATGCGATGCCATCTCGAGGGCCTacgccatcgtcgctcgCGCCTTGCTCGAAGGCGCGCCGTCCCTCGGCATGGGTGGAATCGTGCAGAGCAACGGAACACACC CCGTCAAGCTCCTCATCTCTCACAACCAGATGGGTACCATCATCGGCAGGCAGGGCCTCAAGATCAAGCACATCCAGGACGTCTCCGGCGTTCGCATGGTGGCACAGAAGGAAATGCTCCCGCAGTCCACGGaacgcgtcgtcgaggttcaAGGCACCCCCGAGGGCATTCAGCGTGCCGTCTGGGAGATTTGCAAGTGCCTGGTGGACGACTGGCAACGCGGAACCGGCACCGTCCTCTACAACCCAGTCGTCCGCACGCAGCCGGGCAGCGgaaacgccgccgccggcagcaCCTTCGGCTCGGGCCGCAGCGAATACAGCTCCCCTCGCGTCATGCGGACGGGCAACGGAGCCGACTTCAGCAACGGTGGCGTGAGGCCGTTCAACCGTCGctccgactcggacgcctccCGGGGCCCGCCGACGCACGACGAGAACGGCGAGCAGATTCAGACGCAAAACATAAGCATCCCGGCGGACATGGTAGGCTGCATCATCGGACGCGCCGGCAGCAAGATTAGCGAGATTCGTAAGACGTCGGGTGCCCGCATCTCCATCGCCAAG GCACCCCACGACGAGACCGGCGAGCGCATGTTCACCATCATGggcacggccaaggccaacgagTCGGCCCTCTTCCTGCTGTACGAgaacctcgaggccgagaagatgCGGCGCAGCCAGGCCCAGGATGCCGAGTAA
- a CDS encoding hypothetical protein (related to HUT1-weak similarity to human UDP-galactose transporter related isozyme 1), with the protein MARTKQPAVKRESSSEYFNKKTAAWEETTDGNQDRLPSGHRSDAGETTAEAGVTQLVISVVGIYASFLTWAFLQEKLTTTPYGPEDAPETWQFPVFLNTIQSIFAAATGCLYLYLSTPRGTEMPPVFPSRRILGPLALVAITSSLASPFGYASLAHIDYITFLLAKSCKLLPVMFLHITVFRKRYPLYKYLVVAAVTAGVAVFTLHSGRKPKPSSKAEGSDVAWGLLLLSINLLFDGLTNSTQDHIFQSFRPYSGPQMMCANNMMSTLVTGFYLLASPYLVATGIGDWLGMDVAGSAGELRAALGFMARHPSVWKDVLGFAACGAVGQVFIFYTLATFSSVLLVTVTVTRKMFTMILSVIAFGHRLTHMQWLGVGLVFGGIGVEAAIARQEKMAKEAAKAAATLKKKS; encoded by the exons ATGGCTCGCACGAAACAGCCGGCGGTGAAGCGcgagtcgtcgtccgagtACTTCAACAAGAAGACTGCGGCATGGGAAGAGACTACCGATGGCAACCAAGACCGTCTTCCGAGCGGCCATCGCTCTGACGCTGGAGAGaccacggccgaggcgggcgtgACACAGCTCGTCatttccgtcgtcggcatctaTGCCTCCTT CTTGACCTGGGCTTTCCTGCAGGAGaagctgacgacgacgccgtacGGACCCGAAGACGCGCCCGAGACGTGGCAATTCCCCGTCTTTCTCAACACCATACAGTccatcttcgccgccgctACCGGATGCCTCTACCTCTACCTCTCGACGCCCCGGGGTACCGAAATGCCGCCCGTCTTTCCCTCGCGCCGCATCCTCGGACCGctggccctcgtcgccatcacctCCAGCCTTGCGAGCCCCTTTGGCTACGCCAGTCTCGCCCACATCGACTACATCACTTTTCTCCTCGCCAAGAGCTGCAAGCTCCTCCCCGTCATGTTCCTTCACATCACCGTTTTTCGAAAGCGCTACCCGCTCTACAAgtatctcgtcgtcgctgcggTCACCGCCGGTGTCGCCGTCTTCACCCTCCACTCGGGCCGGAAACCGAAGCCGTCCTCCAAGGCGGAGGGTTCCGACGTTGCCTGGGGtctcctccttctctccATCAACCTGCTCTTCGACGGCCTGACCAACAGTACCCAGGACCACATCTTTCAGTCGTTCCGCCCCTACAGCGGTCCTCAGATGATGTGCGCCAACAACATGATGAGCACTCTCGTCACAGGTTTCTATCTGCTGGCGAGCCCCTATCTCGTTGCCACGGGCATCGGTGACTGGCTTGGCATGGACGTTGCCGGAAGCGCGGGCGAGCTCCGTGCCGCCCTGGGATTCATGGCCCGCCACCCGTCCGTCTGGAAAGATGTCCTCGGGTTTGCCGCCTGCGGCGCAGTCGGCCAAGTATTCATTT TCTATACCCTTGCCACCTTCTCTTCCGTCCtgctcgtcaccgtcaccgtcacgcGCAAAATGTTTACCATGATCCTCTCCGTCATCGCATTTGGCCATCGCCTCACACACATGCAgtggctcggcgtcggccttgttttcggcggcatcggcgtcgaggcagcCATTGCGCGACAGGAGAAGATggccaaggaggcggccaaggcagcCGCCACCCTGAAGAAGAAATCATAA